Proteins from one Juglans microcarpa x Juglans regia isolate MS1-56 chromosome 1S, Jm3101_v1.0, whole genome shotgun sequence genomic window:
- the LOC121246750 gene encoding chromatin structure-remodeling complex protein SYD isoform X3, producing the protein MAASHNVEMEAAKFLQKLIQESKDEPAKLATKLYVILQHMKSSGKEHSMPYQVISRAMETVIDQHGLDIEALKLSRLPLTSGNQMGDSTSAQFAGSSQPGGVAKDSKVGLAENEMSKVDPFTSNRPPVGPSSAGHDYYQGSVAHRNSQSFDHESPCSLDSRSANSKSQERQQRDGKKVTTKRKRGDTSLQVEQNIDNKLDTRNAVVNPRKGKMNKVEPPASLSVKGGENTNFNVVPSSGQMEHFASLSGNMRPTLRAKQEGQHMIEKQMESANISNSMRFSSNVAPGNMTAEIPTQQSTAPSLGTSAFGKVQGGMPVASSSYPAVDPGFSSPMQFSGSLGPGVGSSNISVDANKSGRQNSVSEMSMLRGGATRDTGKAPLPHAPMASGMPFREQQLKQLRAQCLVFLAFRNGLLPKKLHLEIALGNFFPKEGGNTDGPCKELIDHKGKAQSLNEPSSNPDVMMPFVRLNTARETDIIPPVASSTGRLMEADSFPKEGESLKVSEDKNGPTSDISVLAEEKKHVIVARKPEAVTHSQEIAASQAYLSMGSQHPDSFDMRGAFAVSNPVEDVEIGHQQVGRANLAASTMGINKHMNPEISSWTGIGIHNEVSRGPLLAPSPQYESMPERKDGVDNDHQTAIQMKDANVMSKKQDEEDQSVFADMSPSPKYTMSEKWIMDQQKKKLLVEQSWALKQQKAKQRIATCFHKLKENVSSSEDISAKTKSVIELKKLQLLDLQRRLRRDFLNDFFKPITTEMDRLKSCKKHKHGRRIKQIEKFEQKMKEERQKRIRERQKEFFSEIEVHKERLDDVFKIRRERWKGFNKYAKEFHKRKERIHREKIDRIQREKINLLKINDVEGYLRMVQDAKSDRVKQLLKETEKYLQKLGSKLQEAKSVAGRFEHDMDEIGTASVVEKSESIFENEDESDQAKHYMESNEKYYLMAHSIKENIAEQPSSLLGGKLREYQMNGLRWLVSLYNNHLNGILADEMGLGKTVQVISLICYLMETKNDRGPFLVVVPSSVLPGWESEINFWAPGVLKIVYAGPPEERRRLFKEKIFHRKFNVLLTTYEYLMNKHDRPKLSKIDWHYIIIDEGHRIKNASCKLNAELKHYQSSHRLLLTGTPLQNNLEELWALLNFLLPNIFNSSEDFSQWFNKPFQSNGDNSPDEALLSEEENLLIINRLHQVLRPFVLRRLKHKVENQLPEKVERLIRCEASAYQKLLMKRVEENLGSIGASKARTVHNSVMELRNICNHPYLSQLHAEEVDNLIPQHYLPPIIRLCGKLEMLDRLLPKLKATDHRVLFFSTMTRLLDVMEEYLNLKQYRYLRLDGHTSGGDRGALIDLFNRQDSPFFIFLLSIRAGGVGVNLQAADTVIIFDTDWNPQVDLQAQARAHRIGQKREVLVLRFETVQTVEEQVRAAAEHKLGVANQSITAGFFDNNTSAEDRREYLESLLRECKKEEAAPVLDDDALNDIIARSESEIDVFESVDKQRREQEMATWKKLVCGQGMDASDPLPLPPARLVTDDDLKEFCEAMKIFEVPQAGVVSNVGVKRKSGYLGGLDTQHYGRGKRAREVRSYEEQWTEEEFEKICKVDSPESPKPNEEGMQTKFAIDSSRSVGAVISFEPHAPTPLPPPPPSGEPPILQQSKEVTLPSKRGRGRPKRATLDKSPVAMVPLAPPGPVEMTNTISGSDLLPGSTIGEGTSGTMHHIGVGITPSSQPATVLPPVTPGSEPTVASPSVSIQVKGQGRKTQSGVETPRRRGKKPGLVTPAVPDGLVGPDPRLNEQSQIQALNPSGSQAIAMSGNISDHTSDSLPGSAALTCSAGTDQHSDVGIALNSQAIPPLPSASLVSQSTPPCPSVPMQIRAQSQKTPSGVGVPRRRGRKPAMVSPAVSGVLAGQDSKPNAHSQDKSGYSELIKKENNAHETTTVVQEQTCHPPDGVSGQDKKLIEQLDNFAQAKQITGSSTMQENAARLPGNASGKTQNTGVCEKQPVPVEVLSENVLSKPKLSELWNSPGGVVPSVTLSSNTVVETIKSYSSEDKSHPVVSASNAAAPVFGLPADSFSSSPSMEGLSMTVPNVAAKIAPNPESTASYAYVAPASQSIPPCPSEPMQNKRQGRKTPARVEATRRRGKKHSLAAPAVPDGSLSQDQKSSLQSQNRSGDSMGTKAISLRGKQGTDVQEPSVVIQAPACEVHSPGGLTVHDPKRKERSANATPNKQPTSSSAKLDSGSGTSDKTSALGRIQTANVNDVARVMKEVFSGTCSPKTRIVESFGSEGRDPPKLAVSSKTSVEVTKIERSEDKACSALPTMEKTPPAFVEEQLATKGEGKVDEDKASVVSESLVPMTNGDQPQNNYASVSIGEVEDSGQLSNENSTSPNKTESICAAPLNAGQKNVDACPRTPQDSDLPGFSTGASSDQVYSSSICPVEVEPPVAFDNDSTEKPGSSDDINCPEGLGVLGKSDDVGDHLRGTSPILETPDNSGLVVAADVVETEIDSGNKTESAVEESSPCDVRSIEYTTSPITADDIGDHSSVVEHPGVTKGNSENNVDPSPKESPKSSPLDIKSLQGSTQLPLSREYSDVNNFNVSVSDKFNLPSVEAKATECSGGAIVEGLELPQKDINAGDVQEPVGTASGYGTPKSDQTPSDKGQTGVPCGVGEEGEVRLETVHSVVASANANDAPLLPEIQSSGADCAGICNMEVDLTEGLSEQDPISTLALPEDSECPEAEMSDATDASQVCEIFPERNISGNSDLPSSFLVTEGKEVDTYMSPLGSSFAVEDSKRSKPTMDDQMNVPLVCGTAPVSILEDMDLPQCSSATEGKNTESSSEKGPVGSIMAMEESIVSKPERDDQTDAFLDHEPVAGNVLESVDLPICPSAAESENVDGLSEMGPVGSSETVNVSKELEAEEAQQIDVSEHSGLLLASISEHVILPSVPLEEEDKKISFDKDPVTSSVPLEESDGSEAEMGDQMEASQACLIVPENTVSENMDLPSSSLRTEKEETEGLTEKGPVSSLEESFCPEAEMCGRDGASQVCGTLPQENISENIDLPSSTMVEEKKVEDSNMRSVGRSAALEEKKVEDSNMCSVGSSAALEESKGYKAEMDDQIMVSQDCGIVPGKASENMDLPHSPSATEVGNIEGLSEKGPVGSLVAGEESNDRMNVSQVPGIVHGENISEDNNLASFSKVTEEEKVEDSSDMAPVASSVAQEETNRSEAQVCEIVQGENMSEDIHLPSSSMVRERENIENSETAPFSRSVGVEESKLSEAVVCGLVPENVSRNLDLPQSISAAEGENTEDLSEKGPIGSLVATGEKNDSKLDMVDEMDASPVDETVPENVSKNLGLPQSIAAAEGEDNEGLSEKGPIGSLVATEETNDSKPDAVDEMDASPVDETVPENVSKNLGLSQSIAAAEGEDNEGLSEKGPIGSLVATEETSDSKPDAVDEMDASPVDKTVSGNVLKNLGLSQSIAAAEGENNEGLSEKGPIGSLVATEETNDSKPDAVDEMDASPVHKTVPDNVSANMDLPVCSSAAESEKVENSSEKAPADSLELVLNSSEKAPADSSEEVDKSKFSKADGV; encoded by the exons ATGGCAGCTTCACATAATGTCGAGATGGAGGCTGCCAAGTTTCTTCAGAAACTTATTCAAGAATCTAAAGATGAACCTGCAAAATTGGCTACAAAACTTTATGTG ATATTGCAACATATGAAATCTAGTGGCAAGGAACATTCAATGCCATATCAAGTAATATCAAG ggccATGGAGACTGTTATTGATCAACATGGCCTTGACATTGAAGCTTTGAAGCTATCACGCCTTCCTTTGACCAGTGGTAATCAAATGGGTGATTCAACATCTGCTCAGTTTGCTG GGTCATCACAACCAGGCGGGGTTGCAAAAGATTCAAAAGTGGGCTTGGCCGAAAATGAGATGTCTAAAGTTGACCCATTTACTTCAAACAGGCCACCTGTTGGCCCAAGCAGTGCAGGACATGATTATTATCAAGGATCTGTGGCTCATCGGAATAGTCAGTCTTTTGATCATGAAAGCCCATGTAGTTTGGATTCTAGGTCTGCCAACTCAAAATCACAAGAAAGGCAGCAGAGAGATGGTAAAAAAGTCACCACAAAGAGGAAGAGGGGAGATACATCATTACAAGTGGAACAGAATATTGATAACAAACTTGATACTCGAAATGCTGTTGTCAATCCAAGGAAGGGGAAGATGAACAAGGTTGAACCACCTGCGAGTCTTTCAGTTAAAGGGGGTGAGAATACCAACTTTAATGTGGTTCCAAGTAGTGGCCAAATGGAACATTTTGCATCTTTGTCTGGTAACATGAGACCAACGCTTAGAGCCAAGCAAGAGGGCCAGCATATGATAGAAAAGCAGATGGAGTCGGCAAATATAAGCAATTCAATGCGGTTTTCTTCTAATGTTGCTCCTGGTAATATGACAGCAGAGATTCCGACACAGCAGTCAACAGCTCCGTCTCTTGGAACAA GTGCTTTTGGAAAGGTTCAGGGAGGGATGCCTGTTGCCTCTAGCTCTTATCCGGCAGTAGACCCAGGATTCTCAAGTCCAATGCAATTCAGTGGTTCTTTGGGGCCTGGAGTAGGAAGTTCTAACATATCAGTCGATGCGAACAAG AGTGGCAGGCAAAACAGTGTTTCTGAAATGAGTATGCTTAGGGGTGGGGCTACTAGAGATACAGGGAAAGCTCCACTTCCCCATGCTCCCATGGCCTCTGGCATGCCTTTCAGAGAACAACAGTTGAAACAGCTTAGAGCCCAGTGCCTTGTCTTTTTAGCATTCAG AAATGGTTTGTTGCCAAAGAAGCTGCATCTTGAAATTGCACTTGGAAATTTCTTCCCTAAAGAAG GTGGCAATACAGATGGACCTTGCAAGGAGCTGATTGACCATAAAGGGAAAGCTCAGTCTTTGAATGAGCCAAGTAGCAATCCTGATGTTATGATGCCGTTTGTAAGGCTCAACACAGCAAGGGAAACTGATATAATCCCTCCAGTTGCCTCATCTACTGGAAGACTCATGGAGGCTGACTCCTTCCCAAAAGAAGGTGAGAGTCTAAAAGTGTCAGAGGACAAAAATGGTCCAACTTCTGACATTTCTGTACTTGCAGAGGAAAAGAAACATGTTATAGTTGCGAGAAAACCTGAGGCTGTAACACATAGTCAGGAAATAGCAGCTTCACAGGCATATCTAAGCATGGGATCACAGCACCCAGATTCTTTCGATATGAGGGGGGCATTTGCTGTTAGTAATCCTGTGGAAGATGTTGAGATTGGCCATCAGCAAGTTGGAAGAGCTAACCTAGCTGCTTCTACAATGGGCATCAATAAGCATATGAACCCAGAGATAAGTAGCTGGACTGGAATTGGCATTCATAATGAAGTTTCTAGAGGTCCCTTACTGGCCCCTTCTCCTCAGTATGAATCCATGCCAGAAAGAAAAGATG GAGTTGACAACGATCATCAAACTGCAATTCAAATGAAGGATGCCAATGTGATGTCAAAAA AACAAGATGAGGAAGATCAGTCAGTATTTGCTGATATGTCACCTTCTCCGAAGTACACCATGTCAGAAAAATGGATTATGGATCAGCAGAAAAAGAAACTCCTAGTTGAGCAAAGTTGGGCACTGAAACAGCAAAAGGCAAAGCAAAGAATTGCCActtgttttcacaaattaaag GAAAACGTGAGCTCATCTGAAGATATATCTGCAAAAACCAAAAGTGTCATAGAACTGAAAAAACTGCAACTGCTGGATCTTCAACGCCGTCTCAGGAG GGATTTTCTGAATGATTTCTTCAAACCAATTACAACTGAAATGGATCGCTTGAAATCGTGTAAGAAACATAAACATGGTAGGAGgataaaacaaattgaaaagtttGAGCAGAAAATGAAGGAAGAGCGACAAAAGAGAATTCGTGAGAGGCAAAAGGAGTTCTTCAGTGAGATTGAAGTTCACAA GGAAAGACTCGATGATGTATTCAAAATTAGGAGAGAACGTTGGAAAGGTTTTAATAAGTATGCGAAGGAGTTCCATAAAAGAAAGGAACGCATTCATCGGGAAAAGATTGATAGAATCCAGCGTGAAAAGATTAACTTATTGAAGATCAATGATGTGGAGGGTTATCTGCGAATGGTGCAG GATGCCAAATCAGATCGTGTTAAGCAACTTCTCAAGGAGACGGAGAAGTATCTTCAAAAGCTTGGATCCAAGCTGCAGGAGGCTAAGTCTGTGGCAGGACGCTTTGAGCATGATATGGATGAGATAGGAACTGCAAGTGTTGTTGAGAAGAGtgaaagtatttttgaaaatgaagacGAAAGTGATCAAGCAAAG CATTATATGGAAAGCAATGAGAAGTACTATTTGATGGCTCATAG TATAAAAGAGAACATTGCCGAGCAGCCATCTTCCCTTCTGGGAGGAAAACTGAGGGA GTATCAAATGAATGGACTAAGGTGGTTGGTTTCACTTTACAACAACCATTTGAATGGAATTCTTGCTGATGAAATGGGCCTCGGTAAAACTGTTCAG GTTATTTCTCTAATATGTTACCTCATGGAAACCAAAAATGATAGAGGGCCTTTTCTTGTGGTGGTTCCTTCTTCAGTTCTACCTGGATGGGAGTCAGAAATCAACTTCTGGGCCCCTGGTGTACTCAAAATCGTCTATGCTGGGCCTCCTGAGGAGCGGCGTAGACTATTTAA GGAAAAAATTTTTCATCGGAAATTCAATGTCCTTTTGACAACATATGAGTATCTGATGAATAAGCATGATAGACCAAAACTAAGTAAAATAGATTGgcattatattataattgatgaGGGTCACCGCATAAAGAATGCTTCTTGTAAATTGAATGCTGAATTGAAGCACTATCAGAGCTCTCACCGATTGCTGTTAACTGGAACTCCACTACAG AACAATCTTGAGGAATTGTGGGCACTACTTAATTTCTTGTTGcctaatatttttaattcttcgGAGGACTTTTCTCAATGGTTCAACAAACCGTTTCAGAGTAATGGTGATAATTCGCCTGATGAA GCCTTACTGTCTGAGGAGGAGAATCTTTTGATCATAAACCGACTTCACCAAGTACTTCGGCCATTTGTACTTCGGAGGCTGAAACACAAG GTTGAAAATCAGCTGCCTGAAAAGGTTGAGAGACTTATAAGATGTGAGGCCTCTGCATATCAGAAGCTTTTGATGAAGAGAGTCGAAGAAAATCTTGGTTCTATTGGAGCTTCAAAG GCTCGAACTGTCCACAACTCTGTTATGGAGCTCCGCAATATATGCAATCATCCATATCTCAGTCAGCTTCATGCAGAGGAG GTTGATAATTTAATACCTCAGCATTATCTGCCACCGATTATTAGACTGTGTGGGAAGCTTGAGATGCTTGATCGGTTACTACCCAAACTTAAAGCAACAGATCATCGG gttcttttcttttccacaaTGACTAGGCTGCTTGATGTCATGGAGGAATATCTTAATTTGAAACAATATCGGTACCTTCGATTGGATGGGCATACATCTGGGGGTGATCGCGGTGCCCTTATAGATCTGTTCAACCGACAGGATTcgcccttttttatttttctgctcaG TATTCGAGCTGGTGGTGTTGGAGTGAATCTTCAAGCTGCTGATACTGTGATTATATTCGACACCGACTGGAATCCACAG GTTGATCTGCAAGCGCAGGCAAGGGCTCATAGAATTGGCCAGAAGAGAGAGGTGCTTGTTCTTCGATTTGAAACT gTCCAAACCGTTGAAGAACAAGTAAGAGCTGCAGCTGAGCACAAACTGGGAGTTGCGAATCAAAGCATTACTGCTGGTTTCTTTGACAATAATACAAG TGCTGAAGATCGGAGAGAGTACTTGGAGTCCCTCCTGCGGGAGTGTAAGAAAGAGGAAGCTGCACCTGTACTAGATGATGATGCCCTAAATGATATCATAGCCCGCAG TGAATCAGAGATTGATGTATTTGAATCAGTTGACAAACAAAGGCGGGAGCAAGAGAtg GCGACATGGAAGAAATTGGTATGTGGACAGGGGATGGATGCTTCTGATCCTTTACCTCTCCCACCTGCTCGCCTTGTTACAGATGACGACTTGAAAGAATTTTGTGAAGCAATGAAGATATTTGAAGTGCCACAGGCTGGGGTAGTATCTAACGTCGGGGTAAAGCGGAAGAGTGGTTATCTTGGAGGCCTTGATACTCAACATTATGGACGGGGCAAACGGGCTAGAGAG GTGCGTTCTTATGAAGAGCAATGGACTGAAGAGGAATTTGAGAAGATTTGTAAGGTCGACTCCCCTGAATCTCCCAAACCAAACGAAGAAGGGATGCAGACAAAGTTTGCAATAGATTCTAGTAGGTCTGTGGGGGCTGTTATTAGCTTTGAACCTCATGCTCCAACCCCACTGCCCCCCCCACCACCATCTGGGGAGCCTCCCATTTTGCAGCAGAGCAAAGAGGTAACACTGCCTTCAAAACGGGGCCGAGGAAGGCCGAAAAGAGCAACATTGGATAAGTCGCCAGTTGCCATGGTTCCTTTAGCACCTCCTGGGCCTGTCGAAATGACGAATACAATATCTGGTTCTGATTTGTTACCTGGTTCTACTATAGGGGAGGGTACAAGTGGAACCATGCATCATATTGGTGTAGGGATTACACCTAGCTCTCAGCCTGCCACTGTTTTACCTCCTGTTACTCCTGGCTCTGAACCAACTGTTGCTTCCCCTTCTGTATCCATTCAAGTAAAAGGACAAGGTCGGAAAACTCAAAGTGGAGTCGAAACCCCCCGGCGTAGGGGAAAGAAACCAGGGCTGGTAACACCTGCTGTGCCTGATGGTTTAGTTGGTCCTGATCCAAGACTAAATGAGCAATCACAAATTCAAGCCCTAAATCCATCTGGGAGTCAAGCCATTGCCATGAGTGGAAATATATCTGACCATACTTCAGATTCTTTGCCTGGTTCTGCTGCCTTAACATGTTCCGCTGGAACTGATCAGCATTCTGATGTGGGGATTGCTTTGAATTCTCAGGCAATCCCCCCTTTGCCTTCTGCTTCTTTGGTTTCTCAATCCACCCCACCTTGTCCTTCTGTACCCATGCAAATTAGAGCTCAAAGCCAAAAGACGCCAAGTGGAGTAGGAGTGCCTCGGCGTAGGGGGAGGAAACCGGCAATGGTTTCACCTGCAGTTTCAGGTGTGTTGGCTGGCCAGGATTCAAAACCAAATGCACATTCACAGGATAAATCTGGTTATTCAGAGCTTATTAAGAAAGAGAATAATGCTCATGAAACGACAACTGTTGTCCAGgagcaaacatgtcatccaccTGATGGTGTTTCTGGTCaggataaaaaattaattgaacaGCTGGATAATTTTGCCCAAGCCAAGCAGATAACAGGTTCATCAACAATGCAAGAAAATGCTGCCAGATTGCCAG GGAATGCCTCAGGGAAAACTCAAAATACTGGTGTGTGTGAGAAGCAACCCGTGCCAGTTGAGGTTTTGTCTGAAAATGTTTTGTCAAAACCGAAACTTAGTGAGCTTTGGAATAGCCCAGGTGGGGTTGTTCCAAGTGTAACTCTATCAAGTAATACTGTTGTTGAGACGATAAAAAGCTATAGTTCAGAGGATAAAAGCCATCCGGTGGTGTCAGCTTCGAATGCTGCAGCTCCAGTTTTTGGTCTTCCAGCTGATTCCTTCTCTAGCTCTCCTTCCATGGAAGGCCTCAGTATGACAGTGCCTAATGTTGCTGCCAAGATTGCTCCTAATCCTGAGTCAACTGCTTCTTATGCTTATGTTGCCCCAGCCTCTCAATCTATCCCTCCTTGCCCTTCTGAACCTATGCAAAACAAAAGGCAAGGTCGTAAGACTCCAGCCAGAGTAGAGGCAACCCGGCGTAGAGGAAAGAAACATTCTCTAGCAGCACCTGCTGTTCCTGATGGTTCGCTTAGTCAGGATCAAAAATCAAGTCTGCAATCACAGAATAGATCTGGGGATTCGATGGGGACTAAAGCCATTTCCCTGAGAGGTAAGCAGGGAACTGATGTGCAGGAACCAAGCGTTGTTATTCAAGCTCCAGCATGTGAAGTCCATTCACCTGGAGGTTTAACTGTTCATgatccaaaaagaaaagagcgATCAGCCAATGCTACCCCAAATAAGCAGCCAACCAGCTCATCAGCAAAGCTTGACAGTGGTTCTGGGACTTCAGATAAGACGTCTGCTTTAGGTCGAATTCAGACTGCTAATGTGAATGATGTTGCTCGTGTGATGAAGGAGGTTTTTTCAGGAACTTGCTCTCCAAAAACTCGAATTGTTGAGTCATTTGGAAGTGAAGGGAGGGATCCCCCAAAATTAGCTGTATCAAGTAAAACCTCAGTGGAGGTAACCAAAATTGAGAGGTCGGAGGATAAAGCATGTTCAGCTTTGCCAACCATGGAAAAAACACCTCCAGCTTTTGTTGAAGAGCAATTGGCGACTAAAGGTGAGGGGAAAGTCGACGAAGACAAGGCTTCTGTTGTGAGTGAGAGCCTTGTTCCCATGACCAATGGAGACCAACCTCAGAACAATTATGCTTCTGTCTCCATTGGTGAGGTGGAAGATTCAGGACAGCTTTCTAATGAAAACTCAACTTCGCCAAATAAAACAGAGAGCATTTGTGCGGCTCCTCTCAATGCTGGCCAAAAGAATGTTGATGCTTGCCCGAGAACACCTCAGGATAGTGATCTTCCTGGATTTAGCACTGGGGCCTCTAGCGATCAGGTGTATTCATCTTCGATATGTCCAGTAGAGGTGGAGCCTCCTGTTGCATTTGATAATGATTCTACTGAAAAACCAGGGTCTTCTGATGATATTAACTGCCCCGAAGGTCTTGGAGTTTTAGGAAAATCTGATGATGTTGGTGATCATCTTAGAGGCACCTCACCTATTTTGGAAACTCCAGATAACTCCGGCTTAGTAGTGGCTGCTGATGTGGTTGAGACTGAGATTGATTCTGGGAACAAAACTGAGAGTGCTGTTGAAGAATCTTCTCCTTGTGATGTCAGAAGCATTGAGTATACCACGAGTCCCATAACAGCTGATGATATTGGTGATCATTCCAGTGTGGTGGAGCATCCTGGTGTAACCAAGGGTAATTCTGAAAACAATGTAGACCCTTCTCCAAAAGAGTCTCCCAAATCTTCTCCTCTAGACATTAAAAGTCTTCAAGGTTCCACACAACTTCCTTTAAGTCGAGAATATTCCGACGTTAATAATTTTAATGTGAGTGTTTCTGATAAGTTCAACTTGCCTTCTGTTGAAGCTAAAGCTACCGAATGCTCTGGTGGAGCTATTGTAGAGGGCTTGGAACTTCCCCAAAAAGATATTAATGCTGGAGATGTTCAGGAACCAGTTGGCACTGCATCAGGTTATGGTACTCCAAAATCAGATCAGACTCCCTCTGACAAGGGTCAAACAGGTGTTCCATGTGGTGTTGGTGAAGAAGGGGAAGTTAGGTTGGAGACTGTGCACTCAGTGGTTGCATCTGCTAATGCTAATGATGCTCCGTTGCTGCCAGAAATTCAAAGTTCTGGGGCTGACTGTGCTGGGATTTGCAATATGGAAGTGGACCTAACTGAGGGTTTGTCTGAGCAGGATCCAATTAGCACCTTAGCACTACCGGAGGATTCGGAATGTCCTGAAGCTGAGATGAGTGATGCAACTGACGCATCTCAG GTTTGTGAGATTTTTCCAGAAAGAAACATATCAGGAAACAGTGATCTGCCTTCATCATTCTTGGTGACCGAGGGAAAGGAGGTTGACACCTATATGAGTCCACTTGGCAGCTCATTTGCTGTGGAGGATTCGAAACGATCCAAACCTACAATGGATGATCAAATGAATGTTCCTCTGGTTTGTGGGACTGCACCGGTGAGCATTTTAGAAGACATGGATCTGCCTCAATGTTCCTCAGCTACAGAGGGTAAAAATACTGAGAGCTCATCTGAGAAGGGTCCAGTTGGTAGCATAATGGCAATGGAAGAATCAATTGTTTCTAAACCTGAAAGGGATGATCAAACAGATGCTTTTTTGGATCATGAACCTGTGGCAGGTAACGTTTTAGAAAGTGTGGATCTGCCTATATGTCCATCAGCAGCCGAGAGTGAAAATGTTGATGGTTTATCAGAGATGGGTCCTGTTGGCAGCTCAGAAACAGTGAATGTATCAAAAGAGTTGGAAGCTGAAGAGGCTCAACAAATAGATGTTTCTGAGCACAGTGGGCTTCTACTTGCAAGTATATCAGAACATGTGATTCTGCCTTCTGTTCCCTTGGAGGAAGAGGACAAAAAGATCAGCTTTGACAAGGATCCAGTTACTAGCTCGGTTCCACTGGAGGAAAGTGATGGTTCTGAAGCTGAAATGGGTGATCAAATGGAGGCATCACAGGCTTGTCTGATTGTTCCAGAAAATACTGTGTCAGAAAACATGGATTTGCCTTCATCTTCTTTAAGAACAGAGAAAGAGGAAACTGAGGGTTTGACTGAGAAGGGTCCAGTTAGCAGCCTGGAAGAATCATTTTGTCCTGAAGCTGAGATGTGTGGTAGAGATGGTGCATCTCAG GTTTGTGGGACTTTGCCACAAGAAAATATATCAGAAAACATTGATCTGCCTTCATCAACCATGGTGGAGGAGAAAAAGGTTGAGGACTCCAATATGCGTTCAGTTGGTAGATCAGCAGCCCTGGAGGAGAAAAAGGTTGAGGACTCCAATATGTGTTCAGTTGGTAGTTCAGCAGCCCTGGAGGAATCAAAAGGATACAAAGCCGAAATGGATGATCAAATTATGGTTTCTCAGGATTGTGGCATTGTGCCAGGAAAAGCTTCAGAAAACATGGATCTGCCTCATAGTCCCTCTGCAACAGAAGTTGGAAATATTGAGGGCTTATCTGAGAAGGGTCCAGTTGGCAGCTTAGTAGCAGGGGAGGAATCAAATGACCGGATGAATGTATCCCAGGTTCCTGGGATTGTGCatggagaaaatatttctgAAGACAATAATCTGGCTTCATTTTCCAAAGTGACTGAGGAAGAAAAGGTTGAGGACTCCTCTGATATGGCTCCAGTTGCCAGCTCAGTGGCACAGGAGGAAACAAACAGATCTGAAGCTCAGGTTTGTGAGATTGTGCAAGGGGAAAATATGTCAGAAGACATTCATCTGCCTTCGTCTTCCATGGTGcgtgagagagaaaatattgagaaCTCAGAAACAGCTCCATTTTCCCGCTCAGTGGGAGTGGAGGAATCAAAATTGTCTGAGGCTGTGGTCTGTGGGCTTGTGCCAGAAAATGTTTCAAGAAATTTGGATCTGCCTCAAAGTATCTCAGCAGCAGAGGGTGAAAATACTGAGGACTTATCTGAGAAGGGTCCAATTGGCAGCTTAGTAGCAACTGGGGAAAAAAATGATTCTAAACTTGACATGGTTGATGAAATGGATGCTTCACCGGTTGATGAAACTGTGCCAgaaaatgtttcaaaaaatttGGGTCTGCCTCAAAGTATCGCAGCAGCAGAGGGTGAAGATAACGAGGGCTTGTCTGAGAAGGGTCCAATTGGCAGCTTGGTAGCAACTGAGGAAACAAATGATTCTAAACCTGACGCAGTCGATGAAATGGATGCTTCCCCGGTTGATGAAACTGTGCCAgaaaatgtttcaaaaaatttGGGTCTGTCTCAAAGTATCGCAGCAGCAGAGGGTGAAGATAACGAGGGCTTGTCTGAGAAGGGTCCAATTGGCAGCTTGGTAGCAACTGAGGAAACAAGTGATTCTAAACCTGACGCGGTCGATGAAATGGATGCTTCGCCGGTTGATAAAACTGTGTCaggaaatgttttaaaaaatttgggtCTGTCTCAAAGTATCGCAGCAGCAGAGGGTGAAAATAACGAGGGCTTGTCTGAGAAGGGTCCAATTGGCAGCTTGGTAGCAACTGAGGAAACAAATGATTCTAAACCTGATGCAGTTGATGAAATGGATGCTTCACCGGTTCATAAAACTGTGCCAGACAATGTTTCAGCGAACATGGATTTGCCTGTGTGTTCATCAGCTGCAGAAAGTGAAAAAGTTGAGAACTCATCCGAAAAGGCTCCGGCCGATAGCTTAGAACTGGTTCTCAACTCATCCGAGAAG GCTCCGGCCGATAGCTCAGAAGAAGTGGATAAGTCAAAATTTTCCAAAGCTGATGGGGTATAA